The Desulfurella sp. genome segment TTGTATACAATGTATTTCAATTTACAAAACAACGTTTCATATAAATATATTGTACTAATTTTCATACTTATTTCAAGTAAATATTTAAATATTTTTTATAATAAAGCACATTCAAACTTAGATGTAAAAAATCAACTAAAATTGAGCCAGCAGGGCCAACAAATTAGCCACCCTCTGTGTCCCAGCCAGATTCTTTATATATTATACATGAGCCACTCTTTGTTTTGTTTTTAATTTAGTTTTTCTATTTTTCTTCTCCTGTAACTTTCGCCGTTCATGTTTAGCACAATTGCATTATGGGTTAGTCTGTCCAGCAGAGCTACCGTTAGAGCTTTATCTTGAAATATCTTTATCCATTCAGAAAATATCAGGTTAGAGGTTATTATTGTGCTTTTTGACTCATACCTCATGGCAAGGTATTCAAACAATAGCTGTGAGCCTTCTGTGTCAAATGGTATGTATCCCAGCTCATCTAGTATCACAAGGTCGTAGCTTTCAAATGCTTTTGCATACTTTGTAAGCTGTTTTTCATTCTTTGCCTCCTTTAATTCATTTATTAGCCTTGCAGCTGTTTTAAACAACACGCTGTAGCCTTCCTGACATGCTTTAATGCCTATGGCAGTTGACATATGGGTTTTGCCAGATCCTGAGTTTCCAAGCATAATGAGATTCTTCTTGCTTTTAACAAACCCTAAGGATTTTAATTCATCAAGCCTTTCTTGAGCGTCTTTTGGCAGATATTTTGGCTTTAGCTCTTCAAATCTTTTCAGTGTTGGAAAGCCTGCGTTTTTTATTCTTTTTGCTATAGCATTGTTTAGCCTTGATTCAATTTCGTTTGTTAGTATTAAACAGATTAGATCTTCAAGCTCTTTTTGAGGGTTCAAGCTAATGTATGCTTCATAGGCTTTTGGTATTCTAAGGGATTTGAAAAGCTCTTTTACCTGCATGATGCCTCCAAAAGATCATCGTATA includes the following:
- the istB gene encoding IS21-like element helper ATPase IstB, producing the protein MQVKELFKSLRIPKAYEAYISLNPQKELEDLICLILTNEIESRLNNAIAKRIKNAGFPTLKRFEELKPKYLPKDAQERLDELKSLGFVKSKKNLIMLGNSGSGKTHMSTAIGIKACQEGYSVLFKTAARLINELKEAKNEKQLTKYAKAFESYDLVILDELGYIPFDTEGSQLLFEYLAMRYESKSTIITSNLIFSEWIKIFQDKALTVALLDRLTHNAIVLNMNGESYRRRKIEKLN